Proteins encoded together in one Ogataea parapolymorpha DL-1 chromosome III, whole genome shotgun sequence window:
- a CDS encoding General negative regulator of transcription subunit 1: MPGSRANNPEAPTPSTDPPSLTTVLRQTSLAAIDSLIVSGNKEEVVPQIRSIIASYPDTRGERLIKYLLDTGFDETDLKAESRDIALQILKEELGKYTSTDVSHLESFAGPVCEFLKNSSRYTLSDIYNKLGLSGFQTVFATLDIENCKSQYWKEISEQFAPVYQQSLPGLVQHLNNLAEKNNLPEEEATAYGKFLRLFLKSKVFTAPHKLLIVEHLVNILKKNNNSKLHQLVQQEINNYFFELGKMEFREVLQNFEPSKLLPNKMLTDLLAAQPQTQLDEAIAILMAEILYPGSQKLCGANTDPITALTPASVPEATARGAQMANIINRLKTQPNWQNVFNLVLKNTLTATSMTTASLSEFLSALEKEDLIDLFLSTACKSVNPQLLKDLLIQLNSLDPSQGSINLLDYNLEPILSSEVNSRNLLLYFKSIVKIEVKTIALLQNENINDSVVSNIFARDYRAAPEYIVLACLYILHDEPEAKENDVIVNIMQNFIVSLLDVSSPYLSAIFTKFEEFNPVELGKLLVKYYEVRKSTDSIHKIASLTASFKRDTVIMSILSNSVDFKDAFSFAIIFSQYGWKRFQEFVLTQLDRNISVVAGTIIEFMEIQATLEYESAQQGHRLAKSLNLETVYFLMTTLASKQLPPELFEKFRNLQALCLQAYPRLINFGQGHDAAILMNSSTNTFSIDVEKEMKVYYQKMYNKEIEIKDIINMLQRLKVSDNPHDQDVFACMIHSLLDEYRFFPEYPVDALATTSVLFGSTILFRLVEGPALSIALRYIIDSVRQPPESKMFKFAVQALYSFMKRLGEFPKFCAMLCEIPALKSQPQLYEACKTVAAGGSLPSISPQDSNANLATPHQKTKELDPSVYVSKWVSVQVPGKIVDDVRQENPAAETLDRVLFMVNNLTDDNANTRLMELKELLDAKYFNWFSNYLVNQRAKLEPNYHALYGRIAEHFDSTLFDAHLIQATFQQIVLLLNKARESTEPEDTADVLTSTERSHLKNLGAWLGRLTLTRDKPILHKYLSFKDLLTEAYDHKRLEIVIPFVCKIIDQTKSSKVFQYPNPWLLGILQLLKELYDVANLKLTLKFEIEVVSNSLKVDLNKIEAANKIRNHKPGELERFVESQKMIIKLARMSLEDTKPAPHNLAGNLATPLANLNPSVLAAPQGAPQAAQQQLNVLQQLQQQRLMASAQQQQHLQSEIPGASVSSSSSPAVNSNVPTSGQGAAQQQGSAFENLNGNSVFVTHPNLRRLFQFAITKAVREILPPVVSRTNSVALVTTKSLVLKDFAFEVDELKLRKAYINTVRHLSESLTHASCRDLLRENIQLNLHQYISSLGQQIDTAILEDLPRAINDNLDLACSIIQKAAMEKSVQDLDEMMLPSIALRRQFRDSRPDQAFCDTQHASRYAMSLPDPLGIKPNGVTAKQFSIYSEFGKPKNGTTLAGLSATLAAAGGVAPGTVPEAVATPPSVNAGVDQAAIAQRILQLQAQGLPSTSAVRTAGSPADAAHAHLPGEQPQRTLEQSFIYIQQLLEAVVKSIEETPEKEIHLREISIDHPLRSYLTELIQLLSRLNHNELQMKIAQVVMNTLFSAQNASQLFVEAFIFLLDKSCELSSYVAKFVTTWLINAEDPRKFNRKVMASLVQIGMVSLGDLDLSISKTLVNKKDEAVLNFASGLVLDMVFGATPTALRSDFTNIINAVKSLDKDDLEKSVLAQELIKHLDNKVDLQTERFKTLMHDPTKLKDYFAYIFAEWVKLLKFDNSSKGLQLDFLNQLYDLGVLTKPDHFVLFFTTAMEMSVLSFVKESDASKKLVVESYTAIDALAELLIQLILIQDDTAGARVNFFRSALSVVLLVFAHDHEANKANFNERPYFRFFSTLLCNWATLTHENYASVAENESDIKKLNKFNVKFYHTLSDFFLALQPDAFPGFTFAWVCLISHRMFLPIILELEEDIEVNHAKFASLLVALLRFESTYVRDKQLPEAISVVYKGTLRVFLVLLHDFPQFLVESANVLVSAMSPSFVQLRNVVLSAAPRKMEIPDPFQPGLKVDRLPDISVSPPILSPPGLILQEKNLKKLVDSYLRMPSPTTLKQIVTALELPEPVAESGIGFKQTRYHVKLVNALTLYVGICAVEERTKSGLAFNPKSVHVGILSSLIQEGPVELQYLLLQGIVNNLRYPNAHTHWFSCVVLHFFGSTSLWGTNKTDIQQLITRVLLERIVCNKPHPWGLLITFTELLKNSEYAFFDLPFTKTSLEYERLFNTLLLYIKNSPNAS, encoded by the coding sequence TTGCCAGGCTCAAGGGCCAATAATCCAGAGGCACCCACGCCTTCCACTGATCCCCCATCTCTCACCACAGTTCTTCGCCAAACGTCTCTAGCGGCAATTGATTCGCTTATTGTTTCCGGAAACAAAGAAGAGGTTGTGCCACAGATCAGATCCATCATAGCATCATATCCTGATACCCGTGGTGAGCGACTGATCAAATACTTGCTGGACACTGGTTTTGACGAAACAGACCTCAAAGCTGAATCACGCGATATTGCTCTACAGattctcaaagaagagctCGGAAAATACACTTCTACGGACGTTTCTCATCTAGAGTCTTTTGCTGGACCCGTTTGCGAGTTTCTCAAGAATTCATCCAGATACACACTATCGGACATCTACAATAAACTTGGTTTATCTGGATTCCAAACCGTGTTTGCCACTCTTGACATCGAGAATTGTAAATCTCAATACTGGAAAGAGATATCCGAACAATTTGCTCCTGTCTATCAACAAAGTCTACCGGGTCTTGTTCAACACCTGAATAATTTAGCAGAGAAGAATAATCTCCCAGAGGAAGAAGCTACCGCGTACGGGAAATTCCTCAGGTTATTCCTCAAATCTAAAGTTTTCACAGCACCCCACAAACTATTGATTGTTGAACACTTGGTCaacattttgaagaaaaacaacaacagcaagCTCCATCAGTTAGTGCAACAGGAAATCAACAACTATTTCTTCGAGTTAGGAAAGATGGAGTTCAGAGAAGTGCTACAGAATTTCGAGCCATCGAAATTACTTCCTAATAAAATGCTCACAGACTTACTTGCAGCTCAACCTCAGACACAACTGGACGAGGCTATCGCCATCTTAATGGCAGAGATATTATATCCCGGTTCGCAGAAACTGTGTGGTGCCAACACAGACCCCATCACGGCACTCACTCCAGCTAGCGTTCCAGAGGCAACCGCAAGAGGAGCCCAAATGGCCAACATTATCAATAGATTGAAGACACAGCCAAACTGGCAGAATGTGTTCAACCTTGTGCTCAAAAACACCTTAACGGCTACATCTATGACCACTGCATCGCTTTCCGAATTTTTGTCTGCATTAGAAAAGGAAGATCTCATCGATCTGTTCCTTTCAACGGCATGTAAATCTGTCAATCCCCAACTGTTGAAAGATTTACTGATTCAATTAAATTCCTTAGATCCTAGTCAGGGCTCCATCAACCTGCTTGACTACAATCTGGAACCGATCCTATCATCGGAGGTCAATTCGAGAAATTTGCTTCTCTACTTCAAGTCAAtcgtcaagatcgaggTGAAGACCATTGCTCTCCTCCAAAACGAGAATATCAATGATTCTGTTGTGAGCAACATATTCGCCAGAGATTACAGAGCTGCTCCAGAGTACATTGTACTGGCATGTCTTTACATTCTGCATGATGAGCCggaggccaaggagaaCGATGTGATTGTGAATATCATGCAGAACTTTATTGTTTCGCTACTGGACGTGAGCTCTCCATATTTGAGTGCCATTTTCACCaagtttgaggagttcaaTCCTGTTGAGCTCGGCAAATTGTTGGTCAAATATTACGAGGTCAGAAAGTCCACCGATTCGATACATAAGATTGCCAGTCTCACTGCATCCTTCAAACGTGACACGGTCATTATGTCGATCCTCTCAAATTCGGTCGATTTCAAAGATGCATTCTCGTTTGCTATCATATTCTCTCAATATGGCTGGAAACGTTTCCAAGAGTTTGTTCTGACCCAGCTTGATAGAAACATCAGCGTTGTTGCGGGCACAATTATTGAATTCATGGAAATTCAAGCCACGTTGGAGTATGAAAGCGCACAACAGGGCCATCGACTAGCCAAATCGCTCAACCTGGAGACAGTTTATTTCTTGATGACTACTTTGGCGAGTAAGCAGTTGCCACCagagctctttgaaaagtttaGGAATTTGCAGGCTTTGTGCTTGCAAGCCTATCCTAGATTAATCAACTTTGGGCAAGGTCACGATGCCGCCATTCTGATGAACAGCTCTACCAACACGTTCTCTATTGACGTGGAAAAGGAAATGAAAGTGTACTATCAAAAGATGTACAACAAGGAGATTGAGATCAAAGACATTATCAACATGCTCCAAAGACTGAAAGTAAGTGACAACCCTCACGACCAAGACGTGTTCGCCTGCATGATCCACTCTCTTTTGGATGAGTATAGATTTTTCCCTGAATACCCCGTGGACGCACTGGCAACAACCTCTGTTCTCTTTGGAAGCACTATCCTTTTCCGACTTGTCGAAGGACCTGCCCTTTCCATTGCGCTAAGATATATTATTGATTCCGTCAGACAGCCACCTGAAAGCAAAATGTTCAAGTTTGCCGTTCAGGCCTTGTACTCATTCATGAAACGTCTTGGCGAATTCCCAAAGTTCTGTGCTATGCTTTGCGAAATACCCGCTCTAAAGAGCCAGCCTCAGCTTTACGAAGCATGCAAAACGGTCGCAGCCGGTGGATCACTTCCCTCTATTTCACCACAGGATTCCAATGCTAATCTTGCCACTCCCCACCAGAAGACCAAAGAGCTTGACCCATCCGTATATGTTTCCAAATGGGTTTCTGTTCAGGTGCCTGGTAAGATCGTGGACGATGTTAGACAAGAGAATCCTGCTGCAGAGACTTTGGATAGAGTGCTATTTATGGTGAACAATCTAACAGATGACAACGCCAATACGCGTTTGATGGAGTTGAAGGAGCTTCTTGACGCAAAATATTTCAATTGGTTCTCCAATTACCTGGTTAATCAGCGCGCTAAGTTGGAGCCAAACTATCATGCCTTGTATGGACGCATTGCTGAACACTTTGACTCGACTTTGTTTGATGCACATCTGATCCAGGCTACCTTTCAGCAAATCGTGCTACTATTGAACAAGGCTCGCGAATCAACCGAGCCGGAGGACACTGCTGATGTTTTGACTTCTACGGAAAGATCgcatttgaaaaacttggGTGCTTGGCTTGGACGTTTGACGCTGACTAGGGACAAACCTATTCTTCACAAATATTTATCGTTCAAGGATTTGTTGACGGAGGCTTATGACCACAAGAGATTGGAGATTGTGATTCCGTTTGTTTGCAAAATCATTGACCAGACAAAGTCATCTAAGGTTTTCCAGTACCCAAATCCATGGTTATTGGGGATTTTGCAATTGCTGAAGGAGTTGTATGACGTTGCTAATCTCAAATTGACTCTCAAGTTCGAAATTGAAGTTGTTAGCAACTCCTTGAAGGTTGATCTCAACAAAATCGAGGCCGCTAATAAAATCAGAAACCACAAGCCAGGAGAATTGGAGCGTTTCGTCGAGTCCCAGAAGATGATTATCAAGCTTGCAAGAATGTCCTTGGAAGACACAAAGCCGGCTCCACATAATCTCGCGGGCAATCTAGCCACGCCTCTAGCCAATCTCAATCCGTCAGTGCTGGCTGCTCCACAGGGTGCTCCGCAAGCTGCCCAGCAACAACTCAATGTCCTCCAACAACTGCAACAGCAACGTCTCATGGCCAGCGCgcaacaacaacagcatTTGCAGTCTGAAATTCCTGGTGCTTCAGTTTCTTCGTCGAGCTCACCTGCAGTTAACAGCAACGTGCCTACTTCTGGACAAGGTGCTGCACAACAGCAAGGTTCTGCATTTGAGAACTTGAATGGAAACTCTGTGTTCGTCACGCATCCAAACCTTAGAAGATTATTCCAATTTGCAATTACGAAGGCAGTGCGTGAGATTTTGCCTCCTGTTGTGAGCAGAACTAACTCTGTTGCTCTCGTGACAACGAAGTCTTTGGTCTTAAAGGATTTTGCCTTTGAAGTGGACGAGTTGAAGCTCAGGAAGGCTTACATTAACACAGTGAGACATCTTTCGGAATCCCTCACTCACGCTTCTTGCAGAGATTTACTGAGGGAGAACATCCAATTGAATTTGCATCAATACATTAGCTCTCTGGGCCAACAAATTGATACCGCTATTTTAGAAGATCTGCCAAGAGCCATTAACGACAACCTGGATTTGGCATGCTCCATCATTCAAAAGGCTGCAATGGAAAAGTCTGTGCAGGACCTGGACGAAATGATGCTGCCATCCATTGCTTTGAGAAGACAATTTAGAGACTCTAGACCAGATCAGGCCTTCTGTGACACTCAGCATGCTTCCAGATATGCTATGTCTCTTCCTGACCCATTAGGTATAAAACCCAACGGAGTCACAGCCAAGCAATTCTCTATCTACTCTGAATTTGGAAAACCAAAGAACGGTACAACTCTTGCAGGTTTGAGTGCAACacttgctgctgcaggtGGGGTTGCCCCAGGTACGGTTCCAGAGGCAGTCGCTACACCTCCTTCAGTGAATGCTGGTGTTGACCAAGCTGCCATTGCTCAGAGAATTTTGCAACTCCAAGCACAGGGCCTTCCAAGCACCTCCGCTGTTCGTACAGCAGGTAGCCCCGCGGATGCTGCGCATGCGCATCTACCTGGCGAACAACCACAACGTACCTTGGAGCAGTCCTTTATTTACATACAACAGTTGCTAGAGGCTGTTGTGAAATCGATAGAAGAGACTCCGGAGAAGGAAATTCATCTGAGAGAAATATCCATTGACCACCCTCTGAGATCATATTTGACCGAATTAATCCAACTTCTAAGCAGATTGAACCATAACGAGCTGCAAATGAAGATTGCACAGGTGGTGATGAACACCCTGTTCAGTGCGCAGAATGCTTCgcagctgtttgtggaaGCTTTCATTTTCCTTCTTGACAAATCCTGTGAGCTTTCTTCATACGTTGCGAAGTTCGTCACCACTTGGTTGATCAACGCAGAAGACCCAAGAAAGTTCAACAGAAAGGTCATGGCTTCGCTCGTCCAGATTGGAATGGTTTCTCTAGGCGATCTGGACTTGAGTATTTCCAAGACACTCGTCAACAAGAAGGATGAAGCAGTGCTGAATTTTGCATCCGGATTGGTTCTTGACATGGTGTTTGGAGCAACTCCTACGGCGTTGAGATCCGATTTCACAAATATCATTAATGCAGTGAAGTCTCTTGACAAGGATgatttggaaaagagcGTCTTGGCCCAGGAACTCATCAAGCATTTGGACAATAAAGTTGATTTACAGACCGAGAGATTCAAGACGCTGATGCACGACCCAACCAAGCTTAAAGACTACTTTGCGTATATCTTTGCCGAGTGggtcaagctgctcaaattTGATAATTCTTCCAAGGGGTTGCAGCTGGATTTCCTCAATCAACTTTACGATCTTGGTGTGCTGACCAAACCAGACCACTTTGTTCTGTTCTTCACGACTGCCATGGAGATGTCTGTCCTTTCTTTTGTGAAAGAAAGCGATGCCTCTAAGAAGTTGGTTGTTGAGTCCTACACTGCCATTGATGCGCTTGCAGAGCTTCTCATCCAATTGATACTCATTCAGGATGACACCGCAGGAGCTCGCGTCAACTTCTTCAGGTCTGCGCTTTCTGTGGTTCTTTTGGTCTTTGCTCATGATCACGAGGCCAACAAGGCCAATTTCAACGAGCGACCATACTTTAGATTTTTCTCTACACTTCTGTGCAACTGGGCAACTTTGACTCATGAAAACTATGCCTCTGTTGCAGAAAACGAATCggacatcaagaagctcaacaagttcaaCGTCAAGTTCTACCACACTCTATCGGACTTCTTCCTGGCCTTACAACCAGATGCCTTCCCGGGCTTCACGTTTGCCTGGGTTTGTTTGATTTCACATCGTATGTTCCTTCCGATcattctggagctggaagaggacATTGAGGTCAACCATGCCAAATTTGCGTCACTTTTGGTGGCATTACTTCGTTTCGAGAGCACTTACGTCAGAGACAAGCAGCTTCCTGAGGCTATATCTGTCGTCTACAAGGGAACTCTGCGTGTGTTTCTCGTTCTGTTACACGATTTCCCACAGTTTCTGGTGGAGTCTGCGAACGTCCTGGTGAGTGCAATGTCGCCTTCGTTTGTCCAACTGCGGAACGTTGTtctttctgctgctccGCGCAAGATGGAAATTCCAGATCCGTTCCAACCTGGCCTCAAGGTGGATAGACTTCCAGACATTAGTGTATCACCTCCTATCCTGAGTCCGCCTGGCCTGATCTTGCAAGAGAAAAACCTCAAGAAGCTGGTAGACTCTTATCTGCGGATGCCTTCGCCTACCACACTCAAGCAAATCGTGACGGCATTGGAGTTGCCTGAGCCTGTTGCTGAGTCGGGCATAGGTTTCAAACAGACAAGATACCACGTTAAGCTAGTCAACGCGTTGACGTTGTACGTTGGCATTTGTGCCGTGGAGGAGCGTACGAAGAGCGGACTGGCATTCAACCCAAAATCTGTGCATGTTGGCATTTTGAGCTCGCTAATCCAGGAGGGCCCTGTCGAGTTGCAAtatttgctgctgcaagGAATAGTGAACAACCTGCGGTATCCTAACGCACACACCCACTGGTTCAGCTGTGTGGTGCTGCACTTCTTTGGCTCAACTTCGTTATGGGGAACGAACAAGACCGATATCCAACAGCTGATCACGCGTGTGCTTCTGGAGCGCATTGTGTGCAACAAGCCTCATCCATGGGGCCTGTTGATCACGTTTActgagctgctgaagaacAGCGAGTACGCATTCTTTGACCTGCCGTTCACAAAGACCAGTCTCGAATACGAGCGGCTGTTCAATACATTACTGTTGTACATTAAGAACTCGCCGAATGCGAGTTAA
- a CDS encoding Endosomal protein that regulates cell polarity, controls polarized growth has protein sequence MFSTLRRRLVGASDDDADDPFKESTSTLTKSRRPPNTAFRQQRLKAWQPILVPRVVLPMLLLVALICVPIGIGFVFATYSIEKLEINYGKCADLASSSFADVPSKYVNYHFGGGKSSTVQWKKTINETDTVCTIQFDVPGDIHGPLYLYYKLTNFYQNHRKYVESYDWKQLRGNAVPYNDVSSDCSPMRYRDDKIIYPCGLVANSMFNDSFSSLTSSSGSEYEFSAKGIAWKSDLSLYKRTKYNTSDIVPPLNWIEKYPDGYSEEDLDSLAEDERFMNWMKTAALPSFMKLYGKSSEVLAKGTYTMDIVMRYEVSIFGGTKSVILSTSNVLGGRHFSLGICYLVVGGLSVLFMLIFLIKHVFTRKQTDHAFLEGLAGQEREVL, from the coding sequence ATGTTTTCTACTCTTCGACGTCGATTAGTGGGTGCCTCGGATGACGACGCTGACGATCCGTTTAAAGAGAGCACCTCGACGCTGACCAAGAGTCGCCGGCCGCCCAACACTGCATTCCGACAACAGCGGCTCAAGGCCTGGCAGCCCATTCTTGTTCCCCGGGTCGTTTTGCCGatgcttcttcttgttgcgCTGATCTGCGTGCCCATCGGCATAGGCTTTGTCTTTGCCACATACAGCAttgagaaactggagaTAAATTACGGCAAGTGCGCCGATCTGGcatccagcagcttcgCCGACGTGCCATCAAAGTATGTCAACTACCATTTCGGCGGCGGCAAGTCGTCCACCGTGCAGTGGAAAAAGACCATCAACGAAACGGACACCGTGTGCACAATCCAATTTGATGTTCCGGGCGACATCCACGGGCCCTTGTACCTGTATTATAAACTGACCAACTTCTATCAAAATCACAGAAAATACGTGGAATCCTACGACTGGAAGCAGCTGCGCGGGAACGCTGTTCCGTACAACGACGTGAGCTCCGATTGCTCGCCAATGCGCTACCGggacgacaagatcatctATCCGTGTGGCCTGGTGGCGAATTCGATGTTCAACgactcgttttcgagtctcacctcgtcctcgggCAGCGAGTACGAGTTCAGTGCCAAGGGTATTGCCTGGAAGTCAGACCTTTCGCTGTATAAGCGCACAAAATACAACACGTCGGACATCGTTCCGCCGCTGAACTGGATCGAGAAGTATCCGGATGGATATTCAGAAGAGGACTTAGACTCTCTGGCTGAGGACGAGCGATTCATGAACTGGATGAAGACCGCTGCGCTGCCGTCGTTCATGAAACTTTACGGAAAAAGCAGCGAGGTGCTGGCGAAGGGCACGTACACGATGGACATTGTCATGAGATACGAGGTGTCGATTTTTGGCGGAACGAAGAGCGTGATCCTGTCCACATCGAATGTGCTCGGAGGACGGCATTTCAGCCTGGGCATCTGCTACCTGGTTGTGGGAGGTCTTAGCGTGCTGTTCATGCTGATTTTCCTGATAAAGCATGTGTTCACGCGAAAACAGACAGACCACGCCTTTTTGGAAGGGCTGGCCGGCCAGGAGCGGGAGGTGCTGTAG
- a CDS encoding Ubiquitin-conjugating enzyme that mediates selective degradation of short-lived and abnormal protein, producing the protein MSRVKRIAKELEDVKKDALSGVTLSLVSEDDLSHLKGTFVGPPGTPYEGGLFEVDIQIPDAYPFKPPIMKFDTKIYHPNISSQTGAICLDILKDAWTPILTLKSSLISLQSLLQSPEPTDPQDAQVAKVYMSDPKKFAETAANWTKIYAPNDNYKPEKGGSNYDEFVQQSRIQEQDECAKYGIDRATVQIFEDMGFPKDKIIAALRKLDLKKIRVDDVQTQQSVLDEILH; encoded by the coding sequence ATGTCCAGGGTGAAGAGAATTGCtaaggagctggaggacgtCAAAAAGGACGCGTTGTCGGGCGTGACTCTTTCGCTTGTGTCGGAGGACGATCTGTCGCATTTGAAGGGCACTTTTGTCGGGCCTCCGGGAACACCGTACGAGGGAGGACTCTTTGAGGTTGACATCCAAATTCCCGACGCATACCCGTTCAAACCGCCAATAATGAAGTTCGACACCAAGATCTACCACCCAAACATCTCCTCGCAGACAGGAGCCATTTGTTTGgacattttgaaggacGCATGGACGCCGATTCTGACCCTCAAGTCGTCATTGATCTCTCTGCAGTCTCTGTTGCAGAGCCCAGAGCCTACCGATCCGCAGGACGCACAGGTGGCAAAGGTGTACATGAGCGACCCCAAGAAGTTTGCTGAGACGGCCGCCAACTGGACGAAGATCTACGCCCCTAATGACAACTACAAGCCAGAGAAGGGAGGCTCCAACTacgacgagtttgtgcAACAGTCCAGAATCcaggagcaggacgagTGCGCCAAGTACGGCATCGACAGAGCCACCGTCCAGATCTTCGAGGACATGGGTTTTCCCAaggacaaaatcatcgCTGCCTTGAGAAAGCTCGAcctcaaaaaaatcaggGTCGACGATGTCCAGACCCAGCAGAGTGTTTTAGATGAAATTCTTCATTAA
- a CDS encoding CCR4-NOT transcription complex subunit 7/8, protein MTNQMNMRFMSQFLNNPELLQQGSGSGSLPQQQKVGMMMSPQVHNRSIQQQVLAATLQQQQQQQLLQQVQQQQAALAAQRLSQQQLQQKQQPQSLQPQPMVREVWKDNLESEMMVIRELAERYNHICVSTEFAGIVARPIGSFRSTKDYHYQTMRSNADLLNLIQIGITLSDKDGRRPEGVPSTWQFNFKFDLDQEMYSRESIESLITTGLNFSRLKEFGIDVFEFAQVLTDSGLCLMKDNVWISYHAGYDFGFITSLLINRNMPTSEEEFEEWLGLYFPTFYDIKYISVSRVGGTHKTRSLETLAEELGVIRNVNHNLLQVGGQSMLTHLCFWELRRLVGEKEVRQLANHIWGFADDKTQFTPEQKMMYLNR, encoded by the coding sequence ATGACGAACCAGATGAATATGCGATTCATGTCGCAGTTCTTGAACAACcccgagctgctgcagcaggGATCTGGGTCGGGCAGTTtgccgcagcagcagaaggTGGGCATGATGATGTCACCGCAAGTTCATAACAGAAGCATTCAACAGCAGGTGTTGGCGGCGACGctccagcaacaacagcagcagcagcttttacagcaggtccagcagcagcaggcgGCATTGGCAGCCCAGAGACTGAGCCAGCAGCAGCTACAACAGAAACAGCAACCGCAATCGCTTCAGCCCCAGCCGATGGTGAGAGAAGTGTGGAAAGACAACCTGGAGAGCGAGATGATGGTCATACGGGAGCTCGCCGAGCGCTACAACCACATATGCGTGTCTACAGAGTTTGCTGGGATCGTTGCGCGGCCGATCGGGTCGTTTCGGTCGACAAAAGACTACCACTACCAGACGATGAGATCGAACGCAGATTTACTGAATCTGATACAAATAGGCATCACATTGAGCGACAAGGACGGACGGCGGCCTGAGGGTGTTCCGTCGACGTGGCAGTTTAATTTCAAGTTTGACTTGGACCAGGAAATGTACAGCAGGGAGAGCATAGAGTCATTGATTACGACTGGGCTAAATTTCAGCAGGCTCAAAGAGTTCGGTATCGATGTGTTTGAATTTGCACAGGTTTTAACGGACAGTGGGCTTTGTCTGATGAAAGACAACGTCTGGATCAGCTATCATGCGGGCTACGACTTCGGATTCATCACGTCGCTGCTCATCAACAGAAACATGCCGACAAGCGAGGAAGAGTTCGAGGAGTGGCTGGGCCTCTACTTCCCGACGTTTTACGATATCAAGTACATATCTGTTTCGCGTGTTGGGGGAACGCACAAAACACGGTCGCTCGAGACGCTGGCGGAAGAGCTGGGCGTCATCCGCAACGTGAACCATAATCTGCTACAGGTGGGAGGACAGTCAATGCTGACACATCTGTGTTTCTGGGAGCTGCGCAGGCTTGTTGGCGAGAAGGAGGTGCGCCAGCTGGCCAATCACATCTGGGGTTTTGCCGACGACAAGACCCAGTTCACTCCCGAGCAGAAGATGATGTATCTAAATAGATAG